One stretch of Kluyveromyces marxianus DMKU3-1042 DNA, complete genome, chromosome 8 DNA includes these proteins:
- the AIM3 gene encoding Aim3p → MSNFWENNKGTIVSGLATAGKYSYKGTKVVAKAGYQAGKTQYKNSQARRKNGHGNSNGTGSDSEYYGDSTSSMSSSVKDPSSFPPPPLRAGQKQISADGNVVEAVDAPIVYQSSPVATGQNHASAQTMPNQQYSYQRSPLPQPPQPQPTYYNQAPQGPQGPQGPQGPQGPSLYGNQPPQPPQPPQPPQPSYGYQAPQGPQGPQGPQGPQGPSLFGSQPPQPPQPPQPPQPPQPGQPSYGYQTGQAPAALAAPPEPPAPAAPQAPPAPPAPQAPQQQLPARNYQVNDGTNQAQMYYEQKAFQPQPIAMQFQQQPPPEYQLSSGQPETQQYYNQQQGAYQQMYQPQAVQPQQSHQPVMQQSPSMVAARPNLSNKPDSDPVMGGNYAQPNNISSSSTPSSITVKPYVWMDPEERKEKEKIELPQVNPEAVNLPPPLHRDRSTSSSLQSSSRDASVLERGKSSSPGVSSYHSSQTRGPDNDEKKPTEGIAGVYHASSVSFPPPPKPTSSSTLSQQNSGQHSSSGKVPPAVPSKPKISQGPTYRSTGVNKSNENAPKAAVLGAYNSNVEVGFAPPPKPHRAVEQQQQPTAGSSRGPPPPVPGRSSEVNSTSAKNGAGAGARGGAAGAYNSNVEVGFAPPPKPHRSVAEPPTATRTSAMPAVGATPATPATPATPATPATPATPATEATPANSAAGVYNSNVDVGFAPPPKPYRRAPSPSASVSTTSSASSGSFRQPNTTTTQNPALPRRHTTQNSAPAPAPAPAPQLPSRTFEPLPRYSTIESIPPVYDDLEQALQARGGPEGAGPTPASKKTGKKAPPVVPKKKDSLRTSTNGPPPVPAKKSSLSRMSTTFLDTPSTTGASASASASATTEDPDSDDDMNSFKTYLKKAVPAQNDHIHKY, encoded by the coding sequence ATGAGTAACTTTTGGGAGAATAATAAGGGAACTATAGTATCCGGCTTAGCTACTGCTGGTAAATATAGTTATAAAGGGACGAAAGTTGTTGCAAAGGCTGGGTATCAGGCCGGTAAGACTCAGTACAAGAATTCACAGGCAAGAAGGAAGAACGGGCACGGTAATAGCAACGGAACTGGTTCGGATTCAGAATATTACGGTGATTCAACAAGTTCgatgtcttcttctgtaaAGGATCCTAGTAGCTTTCCACCACCACCGCTGAGAGCTGGCCAGAAACAGATATCTGCTGATGGGAACGTTGTTGAAGCTGTGGATGCGCCTATAGTGTATCAGAGTTCTCCAGTGGCTACGGGACAAAACCACGCATCGGCTCAGACCATGCCCAACCAACAGTATTCCTACCAGAGGTCACCGCTGCCACAGCCTCCGCAACCACAACCTACATACTATAACCAAGCTCCTCAGGGACCTCAAGGACCTCAAGGACCTCAAGGACCCCAGGGACCGTCTTTATACGGTAACCAACCTCCACAACCTCCTCAACCTCCTCAACCTCCTCAACCTTCATATGGTTACCAGGCTCCACAAGGCCCACAAGGGCCTCAGGGTCCGCAAGGACCTCAGGGACCGTCTCTATTTGGTAGTCAACCTCCACAACCACCCCAGCCTCCACAGCCTCCACAGCCTCCACAGCCTGGACAACCCTCATATGGCTACCAAACTGGACAGGCACCTGCAGCACTTGCAGCACCACCAGAACCACCAGCACCTGCGGCACCACAAGCGCCTCCAGCGCCTCCCGCTCCCCAGGCGCCACAGCAACAACTTCCTGCAAGAAACTACCAGGTAAATGACGGCACCAACCAAGCTCAAATGTACTACGAGCAGAAAGCGTTCCAACCACAACCAATTGCCATGCAGTTCCAGCAACAACCACCTCCAGAGTATCAACTTTCGTCAGGACAGCCGGAAACTCAGCAATACTATAATCAACAGCAAGGTGCATACCAGCAAATGTATCAACCTCAGGCTGTCCAACCACAGCAATCTCATCAACCAGTAATGCAACAATCTCCTTCCATGGTTGCAGCTAGGCCAAATCTTTCCAACAAACCAGATTCGGATCCAGTTATGGGAGGAAACTATGCTCAGCCGAACAATATATCATCGTCTTCAACTCCTTCCTCCATAACGGTAAAACCTTACGTGTGGATGGATCCCGAGGAAcgtaaagaaaaggagaaaatTGAACTACCTCAAGTTAATCCAGAAGCTGTGAATCTACCACCTCCGCTCCATAGGGATAGATCTACGTCTTCAAGTTTACAAAGCTCATCCAGAGATGCATCAGTTTTGGAAAGAGGGAAGTCATCGTCACCAGGTGTGAGTTCATACCATTCCAGTCAAACTAGAGGCCCAgacaatgatgaaaagaagccAACCGAGGGTATTGCTGGAGTATATCATGCAAGCAGTGTTTCATTCCCACCTCCTCCAAAACCAACATCCTCATCAACTTTATCACAACAAAATTCTGGACAGCACAGTTCATCGGGGAAAGTTCCTCCTGCAGTGCCATCCAAACCTAAGATATCGCAAGGTCCGACGTATAGGTCAACTGGAGTAAATAAATCGAATGAAAACGCACCAAAGGCTGCTGTTCTAGGTGCTTACAATTCAAATGTGGAAGTTGGCTTTGCGCCTCCACCAAAACCTCACAGAGCTGTagaacagcaacagcaacctACTGCTGGGAGCAGCAGAGGCCCACCACCACCTGTTCCAGGTCGTAGCTCAGAAGTTAATTCTACAAGTGCTAAAAATGGTGCTGGAGCAGGTGCTAGAGGTGGTGCCGCTGGCGCTTACAATTCCAATGTGGAGGTTGGATTTGCACCACCACCCAAACCACATAGATCTGTGGCCGAACCTCCCACTGCCACCAGGACGTCTGCAATGCCTGCAGTTGGTGCAACCCCAGCAACTCCAGCCACACCGGCAACTCCGGCAACTCCAGCAACTCCGGCAACTCCGGCAACTGAGGCCACTCCTGCCAATTCGGCAGCTGGTGTGTATAATTCCAACGTTGATGTAGGATTTGCACCACCACCGAAGCCATACAGACGCGCACCCTCGCCCTCTGCTAGCGTCAGCACTACTAGCAGTGCGTCGAGTGGGTCATTCAGGCAACCAAACACGACAACCACCCAGAACCCTGCCCTCCCAAGAAGACACACGACCCAAAAttcagcaccagcaccagcaccagcgCCAGCACCACAATTACCAAGCAGGACGTTTGAACCTCTGCCAAGATACTCTACCATTGAGTCCATTCCACCGGTGTATGATGATTTGGAGCAGGCGCTCCAAGCAAGAGGCGGTCCAGAAGGTGCTGGTCCAACTCCGGCTTCGAAAAAGACAGGGAAAAAGGCACCACCGGTCGTccccaagaagaaggattCGCTACGAACCTCGACCAATGGACCTCCTCCGGTTCCAGCAAAAAAGTCGAGTCTCTCTAGGATGAGTACTACGTTTTTAGATACTCCTAGTACTACTGGTGCCAGTGCTAGTGCTAGTGCCAGTGCCACTACCGAGGACCCAGACTCCGACGATGACATGAACTCATTCAAAACGTACCTGAAAAAAGCGGTACCAGCGCAGAACGACCATATCCACAAGTATTAG
- the CMD1 gene encoding calmodulin — MSQNLTEEQIAEFKEAFALFDKDNSGSISASELATVMRSLGLSPSEAEVADLMNEIDVDGNHAIEFSEFLALMSRQLKTNDSEQELLEAFKVFDKNGDGLISAAELKHVLTSIGEKLTDAEVDEMLKEVSDGSGEINIKQFAALLSK, encoded by the coding sequence ATGTCGCAAAATTTGACTGAGGAACAGATTGCTGAGTTTAAGGAGGCGTTTGCGCTTTTTGACAAGGATAACAGCGGGTCTATATCTGCTAGCGAGCTAGCCACTGTGATGAGATCGTTGGGTCTTTCGCCCAGCGAGGCTGAGGTAGCCGACTTGATGAATGAGATTGATGTTGACGGCAACCATGCGATTGAGTTCAGTGAGTTTTTGGCGTTGATGTCGAGACAGTTGAAGACTAACGACTCTGAGCAGGAGTTGTTGGAGGCGTTCAAGGTGTTTGACAAGAACGGGGACGGGTTGATCTCAGCGGCCGAGTTGAAGCATGTGTTGACTTCTATTGGTGAGAAATTGACGGATGCGGAAGTAGATGAGATGTTGAAGGAGGTGAGCGATGGTTCAGGCGAGATCAACATCAAGCAATTCGCTGCGCTTTTATCGAAATAG